Proteins from one Setaria italica strain Yugu1 chromosome V, Setaria_italica_v2.0, whole genome shotgun sequence genomic window:
- the LOC111257465 gene encoding jasmonic acid-amido synthetase JAR2-like, which produces MPHDRNGRLESGGPGPGPRRSHLPGWLPGLRAARHTDLEPYIARIADGDTSTVLTATPVTSFSLSSGTTLGKRKYLPFNDEHFKTAMQTYQTSFGFRNRAFPVEDGKSLQFVYASGHSTTKGGLTATTVTTNLYRNKDFKANMRYIQSDPCSPKEVLFCPNFTESLYCHFLCGLLLAGEVRSVSAYD; this is translated from the exons ATGCCGCAT GATCGGAACGGGCGACTAGAGAGTGGCGGCCCAGGGCCTGGGCCTCGCCGATCGCACCTACCCGGATGGCTTCCGGGCCTGCGTGCCGCTCGCCACACAGACCTCGAGCCCTACATCGCgcgcatcgccgatggcgacaCCTCCACTGTGCTCACCGCCACGCCCGTCACCTCATTCTCCCTCAGCTCCGGCACAACGCTGGGGAAGCGCAAGTACCTGCCCTTCAACGACGAGCACTTCAAGACAGCGATGCAGACGTACCAGACATCCTTCGGTTTCAGGAACAG GGCTTTCCCCGTGGAGGACGGCAAGTCGCTGCAGTTCGTTTACGCCAGCGGGCACTCCACGACCAAGGGCGGCCTCACGGCGACCACGGTCACCACCAACCTCTACCGTAACAAGGATTTCAAGGCCAACATGCGCTACATCCAGTCCGATCCCTGCAGCCCCAAGGAGGTGCTCTTCTGCCCAAACTTCACGGAATCGCTCTACTGCCACTTCCTCTGCGGCCTGCTCCTCGCCGGCGAGGTCCGCTCAGTGTCCGCCTATGACTGA
- the LOC101768975 gene encoding probable indole-3-acetic acid-amido synthetase GH3.12: MEEKKDEFSAEKVIAEFERLSGDAAAVQRETLRRILADNAAAEYLQVRGLAGCTDPDSFRSCVPLSTHADVEPYIARIADGDTSAVLTATPVTSISLSSGTTQAKRKYLLFNDEIFRSAMQTYQTSFAFRNRAFPVEDGKSLQFIYASRQFTTKGGLTATTATTNLYNKEEFRSNMRSIQLDCCSPREVLFCPDFRESLYCHLLCGLLFAAEVRTVSATFAHSLVLAFETLETVWEELYADIRRGAPSPARVTDPAVRRAVSALLAAPNPALADEVARRCAGLSDWYGVIPALWPNAKYVSTIVTGSMEHYVKKLRHYAGGLPLVATEYGASEGMIGPNVEPEMPPESATFAVLPNIGYFEFIPLKTSDAGAAAADACYADAKPVGLTDVTVGESYEVVMTTFTGLYRYRLGDVVRVAGFYNNTPKLKYMGRRSLTLSINVDKNTEQDVQHAVDGAAKILAAERLEVVDYTSYADLSSNPGHYVVFWELNDGEVVSDDGKLLLQSCCDELDRGFVDAGYLGSRITRAIGPLELRVLRRGTFEEVLRHYLSLGAPVNQFKLPRCVPRSNSAVLQILSSNTLKAFFSTAYDGSKPAAVR, translated from the exons atggaggagaagaaggatgagtTCAGCGCGGAGAAGGTGATCGCCGAGTTCGAGCGCCTGTcgggggacgccgccgccgtccagcggGAGACGCTGCGGCGGATCCTCGCCgacaacgccgccgccgagtaCCTCCAGGTCCGGGGCCTCGCCGGCTGCACCGACCCGGACAGCTTCCGGTCCTGCGTGCCGCTCTCCACGCACGCCGACGTCGAGCCCTACATTGCGCGCATCGCCGACGGCGACACCTCCGCCGTCCTCACCGCCACGCCCGTCACCTCCATCTCCCTCAGCTCCGGCACCACGCAGGCGAAGCGCAAGTACCTGCTCTTCAACGACGAGATCTTCAGGTCAGCGATGCAGACGTACCAGACGTCCTTCGCTTTCAGGAACAG GGCTTTCCCCGTCGAGGATGGCAAGTCGCTGCAGTTCATCTATGCCAGTAGGCAATTCACGACCAAGGGCGGTCTCACGGCGACGACGGCCACCACCAACTTGTACAATAAAGAGGAGTTCAGGAGCAACATGCGATCCATCCAGTTGGATTGCTGCAGCCCCCGCGAGGTTCTCTTCTGCCCTGACTTCAGGGAGTCGCTCTACTGCCACCTCCTCTGCGGCCTCCTCTTCGCCGCCGAGGTCCGCACGGTGTCCGCCACGTTCGCGCACAGCCTCGTGCTCGCGTTCGAGACGTTGGAGACGGTGTGGGAGGAGCTCTACGCCGACATCCGCCGtggcgcgccgtcgccggcgcgggTCACCGATCCGGCCGTCCGGCGGGCCGTGTcggccctcctcgccgccccgaACCCCGCGCTCGCCGACGAGGTCGCGCGCAGGTGCGCCGGGCTCAGCGACTGGTACGGCGTGATCCCGGCGCTGTGGCCCAACGCCAAGTACGTGAGCACGATCGTGACGGGGTCCATGGAGCACTACGTCAAGAAGCTCCGGCACTACGCCGGCGGCCTGCCGCTGGTCGCCACGGAGTACGGCGCGTCGGAAGGGATGATCGGTCCCAACGTGGAGCCGGAGATGCCGCCGGAGTCAGCCACGTTCGCCGTGCTCCCCAACATTGGCTACTTCGAGTTCATCCCTCTCAAGACTAGCGacgccggcgctgctgctgccgacgCGTGCTACGCGGACGCGAAGCCCGTTGGCCTGACAGATGTCACCGTTGGTGAGAGTTACGAAGTTGTCATGACCACCTTCACAG GATTGTACCGGTACCGTTTGGGGGACGTGGTAAGGGTGGCCGGCTTCTACAACAATACGCCCAAGCTCAAATACATGGGCCGGAGAAGCCTCACGCTGTCCATCAACGTCGACAAGAACACCGAGCAGGACGTCCAACACGCCGTCGACGGTGCGGCCAAGATCCTCGCCGCCGAGAGGCTGGAGGTCGTGGACTACACCAGCTACGCCGACTTGTCCTCCAACCCCGGCCACTACGTCGTCTTCTGGGAGCTCAACGACGGCGAGGTCGTCAGTGATGATGGCAAGCTACTACTGCAGAGCTGCTGCGACGAGCTGGACAGGGGCTTCGTCGACGCCGGGTACTTGGGCTCGAGGATAACGCGCGCCATCGGGCCACTGGAGTTGCGGGTGCTGCGGCGGGGCACCTTTGAGGAGGTGCTCCGCCATTACCTCTCCCTCGGTGCGCCGGTGAACCAGTTCAAGTTGCCGCGCTGCGTGCCCCGGTCCAACTCCGCCGTTCTTCAGATCCTCTCCAGCAATACTCTGAAGGCCTTCTTCAGCACAGCCTATGACGGATCGAAGCCAGCGGCCGTACGATAA